GCAAAAAGAAGGTCTACCACTTAAACTTGTATTCCCTAAAGAAGGCGGTATCGGTTGGGTAGATAACTTTGCTATCTCTTCAGGTGCGAAGAACGTAGAAGCGGCTCACAAGATGATCGACTTCCTACTACGTCCTGAAATCGCAGAGCAAATTTCTAGCGACACTGGTTACCTAACTGCAGTTAAAGCGTCAAACGACAAGTTCAAAGATGTGGCTCCACTATTCCCATCTCAAGAAGATCTTGATCGCGTTGAATGGCAAGACTCTGTTGGTGATTTGACTGTGAAATACGAAGATTACTTCCTAAAGCTTAAAGCTGGTCAATAATTGATACAGTAGTACTCAAAAAGGCAGCATTCGCTGCCTTTTTTTATTGCGGGCTGATATAATCGCTCGCTGCTAGTTTATTCATAATCTAGCAATATACATTTTATACTTTTATATGCTGACTCAGAGAATATTATCAGGACTGATAATGTGCTGAACAGTGAGATAAAACGGAAACATAATGAAAAGTAAAATCTATGCAAGCGCGCTTTGCGCAGCCTCTCTATTCGCATCAAATGCGATGGCGGCTGATCAAGAGCTGTATTTCTACAACTGGTCGGAATACATTCCAACAGAGGTTCTTGAAGACTTTACAAAAGAAACCGGCATTAAAGTAATCTACTCAACGTACGAATCTAACGAGAGCATGTACGCTAAGTTGAAAACTCAAGGTGCAGGTTACGATTTGGTAGTACCGTCTACTTACTTTGTATCTAAGATGCGCAAAGAAGGCATGCTCCAAAAAATTGATAAGTCAAAACTGTCACACTTTGCAGATCTAGATCCTAACTATTTAAACAAGTCATTTGACCCTAATAACAACTACTCTATCCCTTACATCTGGGGTGCGACGGGTATTGGTATTAACTCAGAAATGCTGCCAAAAGATTCTGTTAAGAATTGGAGTGACTTCTGGGATCCTAAATGGGCTGGTCAGCTAATGCTAATGGATGATTCTCGCGAAGTATTCCATATTGCGCTTACTAAGCTTGGTTACTCACCAAATACCACTAACCCGGACGAAATCAAAGCTGCTTACGAAGAACTGAAAAAACTGATGCCAAATATTTTGGTATTTAACTCAGACTTCCCTGCAAACCCATACCTTGCTGGCGAAGTATCGCTTGGTATGCTGTGGAACGGTTCTGCATACATGGCTCGCCAAGAAGGCGCTCAGATCGACATTATCTGGCCTGAAAAAGGCGCTATCTTCTGGATGGATAGCCTAGCAATTCCTGCTGGTGCAAAAAACGTAGAAGCGGCTCACGAAATGATCGACTTCCTACTTCGTCCTGAAAACGCAGCTAAAATCGCCCTAGAGATTGGTTACCCTACTCCAGTGAAAACTGCGTTGGAGCTACTACCAAAAGAGTTTGCGAACGATCCAAACATCTTCCCTCCACAATCAGTAATGGATAGTGGCGAATGGCAAGACGAAGTTGGTGAAGCAAGCGTGCTTTACGATGAGTACTTCAAAAGCTAAAAGTTAACGACTAATCCGTTAACCAATGAAAAAGCGGCATATAGCCGCTTTTTTCGTTTTGTGCTCAACCAAAATTATTTTTAGAAGCTCTTTACCTCTGATGTAGCCAATAGCTCATCGACCAGCTTAGGTACTTCAATACTCGCTTTTCCGTAACGTTTCTCTTCAAATTCACTTTCAACAGCACTTGGTTCTAAATTAATTTCAATGGTGTGCGCACCATGCATGCGAGCATCATGAACAAAGCCTGCCGCTGGATAAACGACACCAGATGTACCGATTGAGATAAATAAGTCAGCTTTTTCGATGGCAGAATAGATATCGCCCATGCGCAAAGGCATCTCACCAAACCAAACGATATGAGGACGCATCTGGGAAGGGATTTGACAGCAGTGACACATCTCACCAGTAACGATGTCGTCGTTATGATCAATGACTTGGTTAGATTCGCTGCAACGTGCTTTAAGTAATTCACCATGCATGTGAATAATGTTCTCACTGCCCCCACGCTCATGAAGATTATCGATGTTTTGGGTGATAATGGTGACAGAGCCTTCTAACTCACGCTCTAAGCGGCCAAGCGCTTTATGAGCGGCATTGGGTTGGATATCGCTATCTTGCAGCTTACTGCGGCGTTGATTGTAAAACTCTTGCACTAAATTGGGGTTGCGAGCAAATCCCTCTGGGGTAGCAACATCTTCAATTCGATGATTTTCCCATAAGCCATCCTGAGCTCGAAAGGTTTGAATTCCAGACTCCGCTGAAATACCTGCGCCAGTGAGTACGACAATGTTTCGATAAGGGAAATCCATACGCCCGTCCTTGTTTTGGTTGCTTATTTAAAGTGTAACACCTTAGCAATAACAACAATAGATTTAGGGGCTTAGACCATAGTCGAAATGATAGAACTGAAATACTAAAAAGGCCTCTTAAAGAGGCCTTTGGTATTTTATAGGTTAGGACCTGTTGAAGGTCGGTGCGGTTGATTCGCTTTAAGTTGTTGCATGCCTTGGAACATACGCATAAACCAAACCAAAATTGCCAAAATAGCAAATACACCACCAATCACAGGGATCGCGTAAGCGACGTTGTCTAGTAGCGTATTGTGGAACCAGTAGCGTTCAATACCCGCTAATACACCGTTTGACGTTGCGACTGTCACAATCAATACAACAAAGAAAGTTAGGTACAAAAAGAATGTACGAATCAAACCGTAGTAGTGAGAGTTAACCACTTCGTCATCTTCGCCTTTATCTAAACGATAACCAGCGTAGATTATGGCAACAACACCTGAGATCAGGAAAGTAAAAGGGGTTAAAAAACTTAGGATGTACGTAACCCAAATACCATTATGAGGTTTGTTCATCAGCTTTTGCTCCTTTTGCTACTGTCTCTGTTGCTTCACCCTCGCCCATCGCTTGTTGTGATTTCACTTCTGCATACCATTGGTCATGGTGTTCTTTCGCCCACGTTTCGTCAACTTCACCAGTCACCATACCCTCGAGCGCACCTTCCATGCCGAATAGACCGATATAGATGTGGAAGATAAAGCCACAGATAAGGATCAGTGCAGAGAACATATGAACTAAGTTCGAGATCTCCATATCACGACGAGTTTGGTCAAAGATTGGGAAGTCTAAAACTAGTCCACTAACTGCTGCAATTGCACCAAAGAAAATCAACAACCAGTAAATGGCTTTCTCACCACCATTTGAGAAACCTGCCGATGGGTGTGTACCTTTGTGCTTACCAACCATGCCACCCATTTTCATAAACCAACGTAGGTCAGTCATGTTAGGGATCGATTTGCGCCACCATTTTAGGAACACAAGGATCAGTAGAACAAAGAACAATGGTCCCATGTAGTTGTGGTATTGCTTAGCCAGCATGATCACAAAACCCCAGAATTCCGATGGAACGTAAGGTTTCAAGAAGTGCTTGCCGTAAACTAGCATCAAGCCACTAAACGCCAATGTTAAGAAAGTAAACGCCATACTCCAGTGTAGAGCTCGGTCCATACGTGACCAACGTTTCATTTTCTTACCTGTGCGTGGCTTGCTAAGCATCAATGGACCAACAAATACGTAAGCCATAAATACCATTGCGATACTACCAAAAATCGCAATCGCACCTGCTGGAGACATCCATTTCTCTTTCAGTACAAACCAAGTCTCACCAGGAGTACTGATCAATACGCCATGTTCAGGAGATTTAGAGGTTGTAAATCCAGCTTCGCCTGCACGAACTTCTTTCCAGAATTCCATACCAGCAAGCTGTGCCATTTCTTTCTGCGCCACTGCTTCATTCTGCTCTGCCTTAACTGGCATAGTCAGAATCACAGCAAGTGCTGCCAAAATTGGCAGCACCGCAACAGAGAGACGTTTAAACAGATGTTTCATATCTCTCTCCCAACTTAACTTTTCGTTGCGTCGTAAGAAAGATCTTCACCGTTTGTCCAACCTGCATTCTCAGCACCACGTTGAACCACACGTTGACGGAAAATGTCAGAAACTTTTTCTGCATCGCCCGCTAGTAGTGCTTTCGTTGCACATAGAGAAGCACACATCGGTAGTTTGCCTTCTGCAATACGGTTCGCACCGTATTTTTCACGCTCTTCTACTGAACCTGGAACGGTATTTGGACCACCTGCACAGAACGTACATTTGTCCATTTTTCCGCGCTCACCAAACGAAGCTTGTTTAGGGAACTGAGGTGCGCCAAACGGACACGCAAATAGACAGTAACCACAACCAATACATAGGTCTTTATTGTGTAGAACGATACCGTCTTCAGTGTGTTCAAAACAGTCCGCAGGACAAACTGCCATACAAGGTGCGTCAGTACAGTGCATACATGCCACTGAGATTGAGTTTTCACCAGGTTGACCATCGTTCAAAGTCACAACGCGGCGGCGTTGAATACCCCACTCCAAAGCGTCGTCGTTTGCGTTTTTACATGCAGTCACACAGCCGTTACATTCGATACAGCGTTTGGTGTCACATAAGAATTTCATTCGTGCCATTTTTAGACTCCTTACGCTTTACGAATGTTACATAGGGTTACTTTAGTTTCCTGCATCAAGGTAACAGGGTCGTAACCGTAAGTGGTTGCAGTGTTTGCTGCTTCACCGATAACGTATGGGTCTGTACCCTCTGGGTACTTGCTACGAAGATCTTCACCTTCAAACTTACCGCCGAAGTGGAACGGTAGGAACGCAAGACCTGGCATCACGCGGTAAGTTACCATCGCTTTGACCTTAATACGGCCTTTCTCAGCCCCTTCAACCCAAACATCGTCACCATCTTGGAAACCAAGATCGTTGGCATCTTTAGGGTGTACCTCAACAAACATCTCTTGTTGAAGTTCTGCTAGCCATGGGTTTGAACGTGTTTCTTCACCACCACCTTCGTACTCAACCAGACGACCAGAAGTCAGAATAATTGGGTATTCTTTCGACTTGTCGTGTTCTTGGATTGATTTGTAAAGCGTAGGTACACGGAAGATCGCTTCTTTGTCATCCCAAGTTGGGTAATCAGCAACAAGATCGCGACGTGGCGTGTACAGTGGCTCACGGTGCAGTGGTACGCGGTCTGGGAATGTCCAAACGATCGCACGTGCTTTACCGTTACCAAATGGAATGCAACCGTGCTTGATCGCTACGCGTTGGATACCACCAGATAGGTCTGTTTTCCAGTTTTTACCTTCAGCAGCAACTTTCTCTTCTGCTGTTAGGTCATCCCACCAACCTAGTTGTTTCAACATGTTAGCAGTGAATTCTGGGTAACCGTCTTGTAGCTCACAGCCTTTTGAGTAGCTGTCTTCTGCAAGTAGGCTTTGACCTTCAAATTCCACACCGAAACGTGTACGGAAGTTACCGCCACCTTCAGCAACTGTTTTCGACGTATCGTAAAGGATGTGAGTACCAGGGTGTTTCATCTCTGGTGTACCCCAACATGGCCAAGGTAGACCGTAAGTTTCACCGTTTGCTGGGCCACCTTCCGCTTCGAGCGTTGTCTTGTGGAATGTATGCCAGTTTTGTTGGTGCTCTTTCAAACGCTCTGGGCTTTGACCTGTGTAACCAATCGTCCACATACCCTTGTTGAATTCACGAGTGATGTCTTCAATCACTGGTTGGTTGTTTTCAACTTTGATGTTTTTGAACAGTTGATCGGCAATACCTAGTTTTTGTGACAATAGGTACATGATCTCGTGGTCAGGTTTTGAATCAAATAGCGGTTGAATAACTTGATCGCGCCATTGGATTGAACGGTTTGACGCGGTCACACTACCGTGAGTCTCAAATTGAGTCGTCGCTGGTAGTAGGTAAACGCCATCTGTACGATCGTTCATTACCGCTGCAACTGTTGGGTATGGGTCAACAATCACCATCATATCCAGCTTTTGCATCGCTTTTTTCATTTCAGGACCGCGAGTTTGTGAGTTCACTGCGTGACCCCAGTAGAACATCGCACGGATGTTTTCGCGTTGACGGATCTTGTCTTTGTTTTCTAGAACGCCATCTACCCAACGAGATACCGGAATACCTGCGCTGTTCATTGGTTTTTGACCGCCGTATTCGTTGTTATCGAAACGACCGTGTACCCATTCGTAGTCTACATCCCAAACTTTTGACCAGTGACGCCATGCACCTTCAGATAGACCGTAGTAACCTGGTAGCGTGTCAGAAAGTACGCCAAGGTCTGTTGCGCCCTGTACGTTATCGTGACCACGGAAAATGTTCGCACCGCCACCTGATTTACCCATGTTACCTAGCGCAAGTTCAAGCACACAATAAGCACGAGTGTTGTTGTTACCAGTAGTATGTTGAGTACCACCCATACACCAAACAACACAACCAGGACGGTTTTCAGAAAGGACTTTTGCAGTCTGATAAACTTCAGCTTCGCTCACGCCAGTTACGCGCTCTACTTCTGCTGGTGTCCATTTTGCAACTTCAGCACGGATTTCATCCATACCAAATACACGCTGTTGGATAAACTCTTTATCTTCCCAGTTGTTTGCAAATACGTGCCATAGAACACCCCAAATGAATGCTACGTCAGTACCTGGACGAAGAGATACATAGTAATCCGCTTTCGCTGCTGTACGAGTACGGCGAGGGTCAGCGACGACGATCTTACAGTTGCTCTTCTCTTTCGCGATTAGGATATGCTGCATTGCTACAGGGTGAGCTTCTGCTGGGTTTGAACCGATGAATAGCATCGATTTACAGTTGTGCATATCGTTGAACGAGTTTGTCATCGCACCGTAGCCCCAAGTGTTTGCTACACCGGCTACCGTTGTTGAGTGACAGATACGTGCTTGGTGGTCAACGTTGTTGGTACCCCAAAGCGACGCCATCTTACGGTAAAGATACGCTTGCTCGTTGTTGTGCTTCGCACTACCCAAGAAGTAAACAGAGTCAGGGCCTGATTGCTCACGGATCTCTAATGCTTTGTTACTGATTTCAGTCAGTGCTTGATCCCAAGAAAGCTTTTTCCACTTACCGTTTTCAAGTTTCATTGGGTATTTTAGACGACGTTCACCGTGACCATGTTCACGCAGTGCCGCGCCTTTCGCACAGTGACCACCAGCGTTAAATGGGTGATCATATGCTGGTTCTTGACCAGTCCAAACACCGTTTTGTACTTCCGCGTACACACCACAGCCCACAGAACAGTGTGAACAAATGGTACGTTTTTGCTCGATCTTCGCTTGAGGATCAACTTGCTTAGCTTGTGCTTTTTTGATCATGCCTGGTGCAAATAGACTTGCACCCACGACCGCACCACCAGCAGCAAGTGAGCTGTTTTTCATAAATGTACGACGAGAAACACCAAGCTGGTTTTGCTCTTTGCTCACTGAATCAGAGCGTTTAACTAATTTCATCTGTATAGCCTAATTACAGTGTGTCGTAGTAATCGCGTACATGCTGAGTTTCGCGATAGCCTGTCTTTTTCACGTCAGTTTTAACTTCGTCAGCAGTTTCTGCAGCGGTTGCCACTTTAGTCGTGCCAGCGACAACTGCACCAGCAACGGCAGCAGTTGCAAAGCCTTTCAGGAGATCCCTGCGGCGATTATCTATTTGATTATTATCTTTCATTGTTGCTTCCTTACCCTCTTAAGGTAGTGTTTTGGGGGCTCAAGGCCCCTCTTATCGATGTTATTACTCGTACTCAGTTACGTTTTTCACATCAATTTTTAAATGAGTTTTGCTCTTAAGTTTTGACTAAATTGCACTTGCTCAACAGTACAAAACGCACCCGTTAACTGAGCAACTGCCAAATAAAATTTCGCGTGTTTCGCTTGTTCAATCTGCTTCACGAGAGACTCAAACCAAGGCGCAATATGTTTATTAAAGAACACTTGCTGGATACTTGCCTCTTCGCTCGTTAGCATAGCCATCACTTCGCACAGCGCAGCAAAATGGTCTTCAGGCTCTTTCACATTAGTTTTGCGTTCAAAACCAAGTGTTTCGAGATCGAGACGAATATCCGCAAGCGGCTTTTCCATCAAAGACCCGGTTAAGTGCCAAGAAGCAAATGGAACCACTTCGCCACGACCAATTCCGATAAACAGATCTTGATACTCGTCGTCCAGCGCTTCACGGCTGCTTTGCTCTGCTGCCAAACGTAATGATTGCCATGCTTTTTGCATCGCACTTTCTGTCTGTTCAATTTCTAAATCAGCAAGAAAGCCCACCAATTCTTGTGTTGGCGCTTGCGATACAGTGAAGCCAGTAGTAGATAGATTTCTTGTCGCAATGTTGCTTGTTCGTTTTGATCCACGGCGAGCTCCTAGTATTTAATTTGTTTCGTTGGGTCGTCAGCCATCGATTCGAACATGTCGATCACTCGGCAGTCTTCACACATTGCAATACGGTTAAGTGCCGCTTCGTTAGCAAAGTGAGAGTGACCACGTAACTTAGACTGCAACATATCAATCATAGACTGTGGAGCGAAAGGTTTGTGGCAACGAACACATTCCGCCGCTTTTTCTTGATGGATAATGCGTGCATTTTGGCGCGCGTCTTTATCCCAATTCATGCGAGGAGTTAGCGTTAGCACTTTTTCAGGACACGCTTTCTCACACAGGCCACATTGCACACAATCTTGCTCAACAAACTTAAGTGAAGGAGATTCACCATCCGTATGCAATGCTCGAGTTGGACATACCGCCACACAACTCATACATAGCGTACAGTCGCTCGACTTACACTCTACGTTGCCGTAAGGCGCATTAGTCGCTAACTCAACAGCGTTTTCTACCGGAATACGTGAAATCGCTAATGCATCCAAAGCGGTGAATAGACGTTGACGTTTATTACCTTCAAGATCGCCAAGTGCAAGATCAAACGAATCAGTACAAAGTGTTGGAGGACCTTCACGTAAAGATTCTAGATATAGAATGTCGATGCATTCTTTTTGAATACCCAGTTGTGATAGCAGCTCTTGTGCAATAGACACTTCGTTATTAAGAATGCGCACAATCGTAGGTGGCATAAAACGACTTGCAGCGAAGAGTACTTGTGTAGCGCCATTAACGAGTGCAGCAAACCAAGTATCAATACCCACAGATGGCAATTCTTCGACTACAACGGGAATAACGTTATCTGGTAGTGCCTTAAGCGCCATTACGTTGTAACTTTCATGACGAGAACTACAAATAAGTACAATAGGATCTAAGCCGCCCGCTTTCTCATAGTTAGCCAGCGTACGCTCAATAAACTTTTGCGTGTCTTGAGGATTTGGTAGAGCGTAATGAATCGCTTCTGTTGGACATGCCGTTGCACACGTACCCACACCTTGACATAGGTATGGATTAATTTCGATGCGATGGCCGGTATCATCACTGCCTTGGCTAGATAGTGCACCAGCAGGACACGCATCCACGCAACGCTCACAGCCTTTTACGCCACGTGAACTATGTGCACACAGATCGGTATTTAAACGGAAGAATTTTGGTTTATCAAACGTACCCATTAAGGTTGGGATCTCTTCTAGCGCATCCGCTAGTTTTGGATAACCACGACCGACTGGGTAATAACCAGGAACAGGCACTTCCTCTGTCATGCAGCTATTTAGACATAGGTCTAGAACGACATCAAAACAGTCGTGACCAATCGCTACTTCTGCCAAGTTGCTGCGTAGCATATTGTTGACAGTCTGAACTTCAAAAGCGCCCAGAAAACCAGAAACTTCCACTGAATTGGCAAAGTAGAGTTTGGCGTGTGTGCCCTTTTCACCATCCGTTGACAGCAAAGTTAGGCTCTTCATTTGCTCTAACTGCTGCGCCGCACTTTCAATAATAGCGGTCGGACCAACAATTAGAGTATTACCGCCACTTTCGTAGCTTACTGTTGGTGGGATGAGGTTTGTTAACTCAACCGTATTTTCAAACGCGTAAAGTCTTGCTTTACCGTTGTTTGATGTTGCTTCTTGTAGTAGTTGTTTAAGCATTGCTCTATGTCCAGGTTGCAACCGGATAATTCGACGAGCAAATTATTGCAAATGCCGTACCAACTTTTTATCAATAAAATTCAGCTAGTTACGCTTGAAACGATAAAACAATAGAGACAAAAAAACCGATTGAGACAATTTGTCGCAATCGGCTGGTAGCAAATGTAGTCAAAATGTACCTACTTAGCGTGTGGTATATTTTGTCTCACTACTTTGTTTATCGGAAACGAGCGAATCATCTTCATCATGATTTGCGATAGACAGTTCATCATTCGAGAGATCAGAGTCATTGGTTCCATCACTTAAACTCGCTTGTTCTGCTTGCTCTTCAACGCCATCAACTTGTGATGTTTGTTCTACCGCTGTTTCATTACTCTCTGCCGCTATTTCTGTTTCTTCAACAGGTTCTTCTTGTTTCTCTTTAACCCAATCACGCAGTGTTTCAGCCACACTTTGAGACAGTGTTTTCAGATTACTGTAATCATCATCGTAATCATCCAACCCATCGCGAACGTTATACTCATCTGAGAGAAAGAGTTTACGCAGTGCTGCTTTCTTAACGCTTCGTTCTGCTTCTGAGGCCAATAGCGTCGCAATCGAGGTTGGTTCACTCTTGACTTGGTCGTTACTTGCTTCTACTGCATCTTCAAGGCCTTGGCTTTCCAAAGCCTCTGTCTGCGACTCTTGGCCTGTCTCTTCCGCTGTGTCCAGTGAATCCACTTCATCGTGAGCAGTGTGGGCAACCTGTTGCGTTTCTTGTTCAGGTTTTAGCAATTCCGTTGCGGTTTCTTCCAGTTTTCGCTTAGACCAGCGACTAATAAAACTAGTTACCATTTGCTCGACCTGCTCCTGGGCGTTTCTTACGTCTAACTTCCAATAACTCACCATGGCGGCCAATGTAGGCCTCCATCCACGCTTGAATAGGCAATGGCATATCTGCAGATAGCACTAAATAATCACCATCCATAAAGCGTGATGCCACACCCTGTGACGCCGTCACTTGAACCAGTTTAGGATTGTCTTCACCCTCAAAGGTATCGAGAATGACAAACAACTTTGGTTGGTTTGAGCTTAGATTGAAACGATAATCGGTGCGTTCATCTTTATGCAACTGCAGAATAGCTAACATATTACTTTGCTGCTCTGGCTTAATATTGAAACCGGTCAACTGTTGCTGAATCGTTGTCCACTTGCCTTGGCTGACCTCTTGAGCGGTTAACTCACATTCTACTGGCCAGTGGTCTTCAGTTTTGTTGAGCGTTAATGTAGACATAATGCACCCTACTTTAGATTTGCTGCTTTGACATGCAGATTTTAGATTCAGACATCTAAGCAATATTCATTCCCAAATTGTAGCACTAATCAACAACCCTTAATGAACTAATGTTGTTAGGAACGTTTATTGCTTGTAACTATTACTTGTATCAACGCAAAACTTGATTCAACATTGATATAACAAAGCGCTACTAACTATAGGTATCAACGTGGTTAAACCAAATATAATTAAAACCAGTGAAAATCCACTCCAAACAATCGAAGTCGAAGTGTATGACGAATATGGTGAGAAGCTAGTTAAAGAGATTGCTTGTGAACGCCCTCTTACGGTTATGCTTAACTGGAAAGAAGTAGTAACGCTGATGACCTTAGGTTCACGTCCTGAGTCTTTGGTGCTTGGCTATCTTAAAAACCAAAGTTTCGTCTCAGATCCTAATGCAATTGAATCGGTGATTATCGATTGGGAAACCAGCAGCGCCGCAGTGATCACCAAAGAAAATACCGAACATATCGAAAAAGCCTTAAAGAAAAAGACCGTTACTTCTGGTTGCGGACAAGGCACTATGTACGGCAATGTGATGAAACAGCTTGAGAATTATCAAGTGCCTCAAACGCCACTTAAACAATCAGAAATCTATATCGCACTAGAAGCGCTAACCCATTATAACGATACCTACAAAAAAGCCGGCGCTGTGCACGGTTGTGCCGTATGCAAAGGTGACCAAGTGTTATCGTTTGTTGAAGATGTAGGTCGTCACAACGCGGTGGATACACTGGCTGGTGAAATGTGGATCAACGAAGAGAGTGGCGACGACAAGATTTTCTATACAACAGGTCGTCTTACCTCTGAAATGGTGATCAAAGTGGCTCAAATGGGTATTCCTGTTTTGCTGTCCCGCTCAGGTGTGACCCAGATGGGATTAGATTTAGCGAAGAAATTTGGTATCACGACCATTGCCCGCGCAAAAGGTTTACGTTTCCAAGTCTTTACCGGC
Above is a window of Vibrio taketomensis DNA encoding:
- the cobB gene encoding Sir2 family NAD+-dependent deacetylase; the encoded protein is MDFPYRNIVVLTGAGISAESGIQTFRAQDGLWENHRIEDVATPEGFARNPNLVQEFYNQRRSKLQDSDIQPNAAHKALGRLERELEGSVTIITQNIDNLHERGGSENIIHMHGELLKARCSESNQVIDHNDDIVTGEMCHCCQIPSQMRPHIVWFGEMPLRMGDIYSAIEKADLFISIGTSGVVYPAAGFVHDARMHGAHTIEINLEPSAVESEFEEKRYGKASIEVPKLVDELLATSEVKSF
- a CDS encoding formate dehydrogenase subunit gamma → MKHLFKRLSVAVLPILAALAVILTMPVKAEQNEAVAQKEMAQLAGMEFWKEVRAGEAGFTTSKSPEHGVLISTPGETWFVLKEKWMSPAGAIAIFGSIAMVFMAYVFVGPLMLSKPRTGKKMKRWSRMDRALHWSMAFTFLTLAFSGLMLVYGKHFLKPYVPSEFWGFVIMLAKQYHNYMGPLFFVLLILVFLKWWRKSIPNMTDLRWFMKMGGMVGKHKGTHPSAGFSNGGEKAIYWLLIFFGAIAAVSGLVLDFPIFDQTRRDMEISNLVHMFSALILICGFIFHIYIGLFGMEGALEGMVTGEVDETWAKEHHDQWYAEVKSQQAMGEGEATETVAKGAKADEQTS
- the fdh3B gene encoding formate dehydrogenase FDH3 subunit beta — protein: MARMKFLCDTKRCIECNGCVTACKNANDDALEWGIQRRRVVTLNDGQPGENSISVACMHCTDAPCMAVCPADCFEHTEDGIVLHNKDLCIGCGYCLFACPFGAPQFPKQASFGERGKMDKCTFCAGGPNTVPGSVEEREKYGANRIAEGKLPMCASLCATKALLAGDAEKVSDIFRQRVVQRGAENAGWTNGEDLSYDATKS
- a CDS encoding formate dehydrogenase subunit alpha, with product MKLVKRSDSVSKEQNQLGVSRRTFMKNSSLAAGGAVVGASLFAPGMIKKAQAKQVDPQAKIEQKRTICSHCSVGCGVYAEVQNGVWTGQEPAYDHPFNAGGHCAKGAALREHGHGERRLKYPMKLENGKWKKLSWDQALTEISNKALEIREQSGPDSVYFLGSAKHNNEQAYLYRKMASLWGTNNVDHQARICHSTTVAGVANTWGYGAMTNSFNDMHNCKSMLFIGSNPAEAHPVAMQHILIAKEKSNCKIVVADPRRTRTAAKADYYVSLRPGTDVAFIWGVLWHVFANNWEDKEFIQQRVFGMDEIRAEVAKWTPAEVERVTGVSEAEVYQTAKVLSENRPGCVVWCMGGTQHTTGNNNTRAYCVLELALGNMGKSGGGANIFRGHDNVQGATDLGVLSDTLPGYYGLSEGAWRHWSKVWDVDYEWVHGRFDNNEYGGQKPMNSAGIPVSRWVDGVLENKDKIRQRENIRAMFYWGHAVNSQTRGPEMKKAMQKLDMMVIVDPYPTVAAVMNDRTDGVYLLPATTQFETHGSVTASNRSIQWRDQVIQPLFDSKPDHEIMYLLSQKLGIADQLFKNIKVENNQPVIEDITREFNKGMWTIGYTGQSPERLKEHQQNWHTFHKTTLEAEGGPANGETYGLPWPCWGTPEMKHPGTHILYDTSKTVAEGGGNFRTRFGVEFEGQSLLAEDSYSKGCELQDGYPEFTANMLKQLGWWDDLTAEEKVAAEGKNWKTDLSGGIQRVAIKHGCIPFGNGKARAIVWTFPDRVPLHREPLYTPRRDLVADYPTWDDKEAIFRVPTLYKSIQEHDKSKEYPIILTSGRLVEYEGGGEETRSNPWLAELQQEMFVEVHPKDANDLGFQDGDDVWVEGAEKGRIKVKAMVTYRVMPGLAFLPFHFGGKFEGEDLRSKYPEGTDPYVIGEAANTATTYGYDPVTLMQETKVTLCNIRKA
- a CDS encoding transcriptional initiation protein Tat, yielding MKDNNQIDNRRRDLLKGFATAAVAGAVVAGTTKVATAAETADEVKTDVKKTGYRETQHVRDYYDTL
- a CDS encoding 4Fe-4S binding protein, with protein sequence MLKQLLQEATSNNGKARLYAFENTVELTNLIPPTVSYESGGNTLIVGPTAIIESAAQQLEQMKSLTLLSTDGEKGTHAKLYFANSVEVSGFLGAFEVQTVNNMLRSNLAEVAIGHDCFDVVLDLCLNSCMTEEVPVPGYYPVGRGYPKLADALEEIPTLMGTFDKPKFFRLNTDLCAHSSRGVKGCERCVDACPAGALSSQGSDDTGHRIEINPYLCQGVGTCATACPTEAIHYALPNPQDTQKFIERTLANYEKAGGLDPIVLICSSRHESYNVMALKALPDNVIPVVVEELPSVGIDTWFAALVNGATQVLFAASRFMPPTIVRILNNEVSIAQELLSQLGIQKECIDILYLESLREGPPTLCTDSFDLALGDLEGNKRQRLFTALDALAISRIPVENAVELATNAPYGNVECKSSDCTLCMSCVAVCPTRALHTDGESPSLKFVEQDCVQCGLCEKACPEKVLTLTPRMNWDKDARQNARIIHQEKAAECVRCHKPFAPQSMIDMLQSKLRGHSHFANEAALNRIAMCEDCRVIDMFESMADDPTKQIKY
- a CDS encoding DUF3306 domain-containing protein; amino-acid sequence: MVTSFISRWSKRKLEETATELLKPEQETQQVAHTAHDEVDSLDTAEETGQESQTEALESQGLEDAVEASNDQVKSEPTSIATLLASEAERSVKKAALRKLFLSDEYNVRDGLDDYDDDYSNLKTLSQSVAETLRDWVKEKQEEPVEETEIAAESNETAVEQTSQVDGVEEQAEQASLSDGTNDSDLSNDELSIANHDEDDSLVSDKQSSETKYTTR
- a CDS encoding DUF3305 domain-containing protein, which codes for MSTLTLNKTEDHWPVECELTAQEVSQGKWTTIQQQLTGFNIKPEQQSNMLAILQLHKDERTDYRFNLSSNQPKLFVILDTFEGEDNPKLVQVTASQGVASRFMDGDYLVLSADMPLPIQAWMEAYIGRHGELLEVRRKKRPGAGRANGN
- a CDS encoding formate dehydrogenase accessory sulfurtransferase FdhD, whose translation is MVKPNIIKTSENPLQTIEVEVYDEYGEKLVKEIACERPLTVMLNWKEVVTLMTLGSRPESLVLGYLKNQSFVSDPNAIESVIIDWETSSAAVITKENTEHIEKALKKKTVTSGCGQGTMYGNVMKQLENYQVPQTPLKQSEIYIALEALTHYNDTYKKAGAVHGCAVCKGDQVLSFVEDVGRHNAVDTLAGEMWINEESGDDKIFYTTGRLTSEMVIKVAQMGIPVLLSRSGVTQMGLDLAKKFGITTIARAKGLRFQVFTGAEKITFDVKGEQAE